A region of the Muricauda sp. MAR_2010_75 genome:
CAAACGTTCTTCCCCATATCCAATGGCGCTGGCAATTCGTGATGGGTCAATGCCCTGGGAAATAAGATAGTCCCTAGTGGATTTGGCGCGCTTGTCCGAGAGGTATTTGTTATAGGTCTTACTGCCGATTGCATCGGTATGGGATTCAATCTTAATGATCATGTCCTCATATTCATTAAGCACGGCCACTAATTTGTCCAGCTCTTGGGCGGCTCTTGGTTTAATGGCAAAACGGTCAAAATCAAAATAAATGGCATCGGGCTCCAAACTCACGATCTTCTTCTCTTCATCAATGATTTCCTTGAGCGGCTGTAAGGACTGATTTTCCTCAATAGCTATGTTGTCCTTTGTACGTATGTCCGAATTGTTTTCAAAATAGCCTTTCTTTGAGATTTTGAGCAGGTAATCCGATTTTGATTCGAGACCTTCAAAACGATAGTTTCCATCAGCATCGGTATTCACTTCGGCCAAAAGAAGCTTGTCTTTGTTGTACAGGACCACTTGGGCGCCCTCTAGCACCTCCCCGGAGGTGGCATCCTTGATTGTGCCGGAAATGGCATTGTGGTTTTCTATAGCGATAAAGGAATAAATATCATCATCGCCCTTGCCCCCTTTTCTATTGGAAGCGAAATAGCCTTTTTTGCCAGAACTGTCCACAATGTAGGAGAAATCATCCCTACTACCATTAATGGGCTCGCCAAGATTATACACTATCCCAAAGGTGTCGTTGTCGTAATCGGCTTTATAAACGTCCAGACCACCAAAACCCATAGCCCTATTGGAAGAGAAATAAAGTGTATTTTCCGTGATGTAGGGAAACATTTCCTTGCCGTTGGTGTTGATGCCTCTCCCCAAGTTTTTTGGTTCGGAAAACGCTCCATTTTCCAAAATATCCACTACATAGATGTCCGTTTCACCGTAACCTCCCGGTTTATCGGAGACGAAGTACATCTTTTTGCCATCTGGACTTATGGAAGGATGCCCTGTTGAATAGTTTTCGCTATTAAATGGAACCTCAACAGCATCGGCCCATTCGCCATCAATTAATTTGGATTGGTAAATTTTCAGGTGGTTGATTCCGTTTTTTCCCCGTTTTAACCTTTTGCCATAATTGTTTCGGGTAAAGTATATGGTCTTTTGATCGGGGGAAAAGGCAACGGAGGCCTCGTGGTATTTTGTGTTGATTTTTCTCGAGAATTTCTTGGCGCCAAATAAATCCCCACTATCGTCTTTGGTCTTGGCCACATAAAGATCTAAAAAAGGCTGGTTGGTCCACCGATAGCGCCTTGTGGTCAAGAACGATGAATCTTGGGCCGAAGCAAAGACCACTTCGGAATCTTTGTGGAACATTGGGGCAAAATCTGAATATGTGGAGTTAATGGCCAAGTTTTTTATCTCAACCAAGGCTGTACTTTTCCATGTGGGCGGAGCAACGTTTTCCAGTTCGTTTAGGGGCTCCTCCCTTTTTTGACGGAATAATTTGGTAAGTTGGGCGGCCCGACGGTATTTGCCAGTACCCTTTAGGGTATGGGTATACTTAAAAAAGCGATCTTCTGTGATTTGTTCGGGAAAAGTCTGGTTGAGCTCGTGGTACCATTTATAGGATTTTTCCAAATTTCCGCTGTAGTAATGCGAGTCACCGGCTTTGGCCAAAAGCTCGAAGGTATGTTTTTCGTTGCTTTTTTCAAGGACAATGTCATATATACGCGCCGCTTCGGCGTACCACATTTGGTCAAAGTACTCGTCCCCTTTTTTGATGAGTTTGGCGGCCACTCCTTTTTTTCGAACGTACTGAATAAGTTTTTTGTCGCTAAGACCATCCAGGTGTTTCACCAAATCGCTCTGTGGAGCCGTATTTGCGTTGTTTTGGGTAGAAGAAGAAATATCATTGTCCTGATATTGCAAAAAAGTGACCTCTTGGGATTGGATTCCAAGGGCTATCAACATAAAAAAAAGCAAGATCGGTTTTTTCATTACCACTCCTTCTGCACAAATAATCAGCTATTGATTACTTGGAGGCTAAGCAAAGAGAGCTTAACGTCAGTTTCAACAGCTAAAATAGGATAAGATAAAGGGGATGGTAATTTTTTGTTGTGAAAGGGAAGATTTCTGGCGTGTAGGTTAAAAAAATGTGGTTCTTTATCGAAAAGCCCTTTGGTTATAAGGCTTTCTAAAGGGACTTACACGACCAAAAATGGAAAAACTAGGACTTTGACTCGTTGCCGCCTTCCAATTTTTCCTCTTCTTTAGAGGCATCTTTAAATTCTTTGATACCGCTACCAAGTCCTCTCATCAATTCAGGAATCTTTTTGCCTCCGAAAAGTAAAAGAACAATAACCACAATAAGTACAATCTGCCATGGGCCAATCATACCAAGAAACATATTTTGAGCAATCATAACGTCAAAACCTTTAATTAGAAGGGTAAAAGTACTAAAAAGAACTGTAAGTGTCCACGGGATTAACGAAAATTAGCATATAGAATTGTTTTGAACACTCAAACAAGATGTTAGGTATTTTAAAAAGCTTAACATCAATATTAAAATGGAAGATTATCTTTGTTCATTATGGCGAAGGACCGAAAGAAAAGAAAAGAGATAAAGCGCAAGCTACTGCACAAGTATCGCTTGGTCATTCTAAATGAAAGCACCTTTGAGGAAAAGATTTCCTTTAAACTCAATAGACTCAATGTTTTTGTGACGGGAACCCTTTTTATCATAGTTCTGATTGGGGTAACCACCTTGATCATTGCATTTACCCCTTTGCGGGAATATATTCCAGGGTACTCATCAACCAAGTTGAAGCGGCAGGCCACGGAACTTACCTACAAAACGGACTCCTTGGTGACCGTCTTAAATTATACCAATAGGTATTTAGACAATGTTAGACTTGTACTCCGTGGAGATATTGAGAACAATCAAGTAAATAGAGATTCACTTTTTGACCAGTATAAATTAGATCCTTCCACGGTAGACCTAACGCCCATTCGGGAGGATTTGCTCCTGAGGGAGGAAGTGGAACTGGAAGACAAGTATAACCTCTTTGAGCGGAACATTGAAAATATGGGCACCTTGCTCTTTTCGCCCATCAATGGCACCTTGGTGCAAGGGTTCGATGCCAAAACCAAACATTATGCCGTGGATTTGGTGGCGCCCAAAGACACTCCGGTAAAATCAATTGGGGATGGAACCGTGCTTTTTGCAGAGTGGACTTCGGAAACGGGCTATGTCATCATTATTGAGCACCAAGAGGGGCTAACTTCGGTTTATAAGCACAATGGATCATTGAGCAAATCCCAAGGCGATTTGGTAAAAGCGGGAGAGGTGATAGCCTCTATAGGAAACACAGGGGAACTTACTACAGGCCCACACCTACATTTTGAACTTTGGAGAAAGGGAAAACCTGTAGATCCCCAGAATTATATTGACTTCAACTAAATGTCGTTAAAATCGTTTGCAGCAAAGATTTTTGCCAAGAGAATAGCCCAAAAAAATCAGAAATGGGTCAAAAATCCTCTTCAAACCCAAGAAAAGGTCTTTAAAGAACTGATTTCCAAAGCGGCTAAAACCCAATTTGGTAAGGACCATGATTTTGAAAGTATAGCATCGCATCATGATTTTGCCAAAAAGGTTCCTGTAAGGGATTATGAGGAATTAAGAACTTACATCCAGAATATTATTGATGGCCAGCCAGATGTTCTTTGGCCCGGAAAGCCCATTTATTTTGCCAAAACATCGGGGACCACATCGGGGGCAAAGTATATTCCCATTACCAAGGCATCCATTAAAAATCAGGTTGAGGCATCACGAAATGCCATTTTAAATTACATCCATGAAACAGGTAATGCTGATTTTGTGGATGGAAAGATGATTTTTCTCCAGGGAAGTCCCATTTTAGAAGAGAAAAATGGCATCAAATTGGG
Encoded here:
- a CDS encoding OmpA family protein, with product MKKPILLFFMLIALGIQSQEVTFLQYQDNDISSSTQNNANTAPQSDLVKHLDGLSDKKLIQYVRKKGVAAKLIKKGDEYFDQMWYAEAARIYDIVLEKSNEKHTFELLAKAGDSHYYSGNLEKSYKWYHELNQTFPEQITEDRFFKYTHTLKGTGKYRRAAQLTKLFRQKREEPLNELENVAPPTWKSTALVEIKNLAINSTYSDFAPMFHKDSEVVFASAQDSSFLTTRRYRWTNQPFLDLYVAKTKDDSGDLFGAKKFSRKINTKYHEASVAFSPDQKTIYFTRNNYGKRLKRGKNGINHLKIYQSKLIDGEWADAVEVPFNSENYSTGHPSISPDGKKMYFVSDKPGGYGETDIYVVDILENGAFSEPKNLGRGINTNGKEMFPYITENTLYFSSNRAMGFGGLDVYKADYDNDTFGIVYNLGEPINGSRDDFSYIVDSSGKKGYFASNRKGGKGDDDIYSFIAIENHNAISGTIKDATSGEVLEGAQVVLYNKDKLLLAEVNTDADGNYRFEGLESKSDYLLKISKKGYFENNSDIRTKDNIAIEENQSLQPLKEIIDEEKKIVSLEPDAIYFDFDRFAIKPRAAQELDKLVAVLNEYEDMIIKIESHTDAIGSKTYNKYLSDKRAKSTRDYLISQGIDPSRIASAIGYGEERLLNNCADGHRCPPDKHQENRRSEFIIVSQ
- the tatA gene encoding twin-arginine translocase TatA/TatE family subunit — its product is MIAQNMFLGMIGPWQIVLIVVIVLLLFGGKKIPELMRGLGSGIKEFKDASKEEEKLEGGNESKS
- a CDS encoding M23 family metallopeptidase, translating into MAKDRKKRKEIKRKLLHKYRLVILNESTFEEKISFKLNRLNVFVTGTLFIIVLIGVTTLIIAFTPLREYIPGYSSTKLKRQATELTYKTDSLVTVLNYTNRYLDNVRLVLRGDIENNQVNRDSLFDQYKLDPSTVDLTPIREDLLLREEVELEDKYNLFERNIENMGTLLFSPINGTLVQGFDAKTKHYAVDLVAPKDTPVKSIGDGTVLFAEWTSETGYVIIIEHQEGLTSVYKHNGSLSKSQGDLVKAGEVIASIGNTGELTTGPHLHFELWRKGKPVDPQNYIDFN